Proteins from a genomic interval of Luteibacter pinisoli:
- the trxB gene encoding thioredoxin-disulfide reductase, which produces MSTPKHSRLLILGSGPAGYTAAVYAARANLKPTMVTGLQQGGQLMTTTEVDNWPGDEKGVQGPELMRRMAEHAERFETEMMFDHIHQVDLQNRPFRLKGDAGEYTCDALIITTGATAKYLGIASEEKFKGRGVSACATCDGFFFRDQDVVVVGGGNTAVEEALYLSNIARKVYLVHRRDKLRAEKIMQDKVFEKAAAGKIELLWNHAIDEVLGDDSGVNGVRVKDVNTGAKRDLEVQGFFVAIGHTPNTGIFDGQLEMKDGYIQIQSGLAGMATATSVPGVFAAGDVADHVYRQAITSAGFGCMAALDAERWLDQNHKLD; this is translated from the coding sequence ATGAGCACCCCCAAGCACAGCCGCCTCCTGATCCTGGGCTCCGGCCCGGCCGGCTACACGGCCGCCGTCTATGCGGCGCGCGCCAACCTGAAGCCGACCATGGTGACCGGCCTGCAGCAGGGCGGCCAGCTGATGACCACCACCGAGGTGGATAACTGGCCGGGTGACGAAAAGGGTGTGCAGGGCCCCGAACTGATGCGCCGCATGGCCGAGCACGCCGAGCGCTTCGAAACCGAGATGATGTTCGACCACATCCACCAGGTGGACCTGCAGAACCGCCCGTTCCGCCTCAAGGGCGACGCCGGCGAGTACACCTGTGATGCGCTGATCATCACCACGGGCGCCACCGCCAAGTACCTGGGCATCGCCTCCGAGGAGAAGTTCAAGGGCCGCGGCGTCTCCGCCTGCGCCACCTGCGACGGCTTCTTCTTCCGCGACCAGGACGTGGTCGTGGTCGGCGGCGGCAACACCGCCGTGGAAGAGGCGCTGTACCTGTCCAACATCGCCCGCAAGGTCTATCTCGTCCACCGCCGCGACAAGCTGCGCGCCGAAAAGATCATGCAGGACAAGGTCTTCGAGAAGGCCGCGGCCGGCAAGATCGAGCTGCTGTGGAACCACGCCATCGACGAAGTGCTGGGTGACGACTCCGGCGTGAATGGCGTGCGGGTGAAGGACGTGAACACCGGCGCCAAGCGCGATCTCGAGGTCCAGGGCTTCTTCGTGGCCATTGGCCACACCCCGAACACCGGCATCTTCGACGGCCAGCTGGAGATGAAGGACGGTTACATCCAGATCCAGTCCGGCCTGGCCGGCATGGCCACCGCGACCTCGGTCCCGGGCGTGTTCGCCGCCGGCGACGTGGCCGACCACGTCTACCGCCAGGCGATCACCTCGGCCGGCTTCGGCTGCATGGCCGCGCTGGACGCCGAGCGCTGGCTCGACCAGAACCACAAGCTCGACTGA
- a CDS encoding GNAT family N-acetyltransferase, whose amino-acid sequence MTDVRFLQGLRDIPAADWDALIPDGNPFVSHAFLHGMEAKGCLREDYGWAPYHLAIFENGRLVAAAPTYLKGNSHGEFVFDWSWAAAWERAGGQYYPKMLVASPYSPVPGPRLLVREGIGADVLRNQLTAALVDEAERLGLSSIHANFLAEDDLDAFDDRWLARSDYQFHWHNRGYPDFDAFLGALTAKKRKNIRQERARAHAAGLTLEMRGGDELSDMDWRQIHGLYELTFDLKGNHAALTARFFQYLGRELGPNVQVAMARDGDEIVAMALFLRGGDALYGRYWGASVEISGLHFELCYYRGIDYAIREGIARFEPGAQGEHKLARGFLPTLTHSRHYIAHDGFRRAVADALEQEAEHREAYRAELLTHSPYADR is encoded by the coding sequence ATGACTGACGTCCGCTTCCTGCAGGGCCTGCGCGACATCCCCGCTGCCGACTGGGATGCGCTCATCCCGGATGGCAATCCCTTCGTGTCCCATGCGTTCCTGCACGGGATGGAAGCGAAAGGCTGCCTGCGCGAGGACTACGGCTGGGCGCCCTACCACCTGGCCATCTTCGAAAACGGCCGCCTCGTGGCCGCCGCCCCCACCTACCTGAAGGGCAACTCGCATGGCGAGTTCGTCTTCGACTGGAGCTGGGCCGCCGCCTGGGAACGGGCCGGCGGGCAGTACTACCCCAAGATGCTCGTCGCGTCGCCCTACTCCCCGGTACCCGGGCCGCGCCTCCTCGTGCGTGAAGGCATCGGCGCGGACGTGCTGCGCAACCAGCTCACGGCCGCCCTTGTCGACGAGGCCGAGCGGCTTGGCCTGTCGTCCATCCACGCCAACTTCCTGGCCGAAGACGACCTGGACGCCTTCGACGACCGCTGGCTGGCCCGCTCGGACTACCAGTTCCACTGGCACAACCGCGGCTACCCCGATTTCGACGCCTTCCTCGGCGCGCTCACCGCCAAGAAGCGGAAGAACATCCGCCAGGAGCGGGCCAGGGCGCATGCCGCCGGCCTCACCCTGGAGATGCGCGGTGGCGATGAGCTCTCCGACATGGACTGGCGGCAGATCCACGGCCTGTACGAGCTGACCTTCGACCTGAAGGGCAACCACGCCGCCCTCACCGCGCGCTTCTTCCAGTACCTGGGCCGCGAACTCGGCCCGAACGTGCAGGTGGCGATGGCCCGCGACGGCGACGAGATTGTCGCCATGGCGCTGTTCCTGCGCGGCGGCGATGCCCTGTACGGCCGCTACTGGGGCGCCAGCGTGGAAATCTCCGGCCTGCATTTCGAGCTGTGCTACTACCGCGGCATCGACTATGCGATCCGCGAAGGCATCGCCCGCTTCGAACCCGGCGCGCAAGGCGAGCACAAGCTGGCCCGCGGCTTCCTGCCCACCCTCACCCACTCGCGCCACTACATCGCCCACGACGGCTTCCGCCGCGCCGTGGCCGACGCGCTTGAACAGGAAGCCGAACACCGCGAGGCTTACCGCGCCGAACTGCTCACCCATTCGCCGTACGCGGACCGATGA
- the aat gene encoding leucyl/phenylalanyl-tRNA--protein transferase, producing the protein MIRLPQLHAARPGQFPDPEGAMVEPNGLLAWGGDLSAERLLAAYSQGVFPWFNPDEPILWWSPDPRCVFRTDGVHISRSLRKQLATTHWRLTADTSFNRVMRACAEPRNGQPGTWIGDEMIAAYQELHRLGHAHSVEVWDRGSLVGGIYGVAIGRLFCGESMFSARTGGSKVALAGLCQLLHGWGFPLLDAQVSNPHLVSMGAIDMPRKQFVAQARRLAAMPGIPGSWIKTQVPLPT; encoded by the coding sequence ATGATTCGCCTGCCCCAGCTCCACGCCGCCCGCCCCGGTCAGTTCCCCGACCCGGAAGGGGCGATGGTCGAACCCAACGGCCTGCTCGCCTGGGGCGGCGACCTCTCGGCCGAACGCCTGCTCGCCGCGTACTCACAGGGCGTGTTCCCGTGGTTCAACCCCGACGAGCCCATCCTGTGGTGGTCGCCCGACCCGCGCTGCGTCTTCCGCACCGACGGCGTGCACATCAGCCGCTCACTGCGTAAGCAACTGGCGACAACGCACTGGCGGCTCACCGCCGACACCTCGTTCAACCGCGTGATGCGCGCCTGCGCCGAACCACGAAACGGCCAGCCCGGTACGTGGATCGGCGACGAGATGATCGCGGCGTACCAGGAGCTGCACCGCCTCGGCCACGCACACAGCGTGGAGGTGTGGGATCGCGGCTCACTCGTCGGCGGCATCTACGGCGTGGCCATTGGCCGGCTGTTCTGCGGCGAGTCGATGTTCAGCGCCCGCACCGGCGGCTCAAAAGTCGCCCTGGCCGGCCTCTGCCAGCTGCTGCATGGCTGGGGTTTCCCCTTGCTCGATGCACAGGTGAGCAACCCCCACCTGGTGAGCATGGGCGCGATCGACATGCCACGAAAACAGTTCGTGGCCCAGGCCCGCCGCCTCGCCGCCATGCCGGGTATCCCCGGTAGCTGGATCAAGACCCAGGTCCCGCTTCCTACGTAA
- a CDS encoding MFS transporter, giving the protein MTTAPGFRTVALIIASAMFMEQLDGTILATALPAMAASFEVSPLHMSVALTSYMLSLAVFIPASGAIADRYGSRNVFRAAIALFTVGSILCGLASNLPLLVLSRLLQGIGGAMMVPVGRLVLLRSVPKSELVSAMSWLLVPALIGPVVGPPLGGFIVTWVSWRWIFYINVPIGLAGMWLASKYIPDIRITERVRFDRIGFVLSGVSLSCLVFGLEMASRGGQSFNLSTALILGGMVAGGVYLWYSKRITNPILDMSLMRFQTFRLSVIAGSLTRITAGSVPFLLPLMMQLGFGLSAAHSGVITFVSALGAMLMKATAAPVLRRWGFRATLVWNGVFSMVCVALCAAFRPDWPLWIIYVVLLFSGFFQSLQFSAYNTVAYADVPSERFSSATSFYTTFQQLMLSLGICVAAAALHLSVVWGGREHAALPDFSVAFLVVTFISLLAAPVSALLPKNAGAEMSGHRAR; this is encoded by the coding sequence ATGACCACCGCCCCTGGCTTTCGCACTGTTGCCCTGATCATCGCGAGTGCGATGTTCATGGAGCAATTGGACGGGACCATCCTGGCCACCGCGTTGCCGGCCATGGCCGCCTCCTTCGAGGTCTCGCCGCTGCACATGAGCGTGGCGCTGACCTCGTACATGCTCAGCCTCGCCGTGTTCATCCCGGCCAGCGGCGCCATCGCCGACCGCTACGGCTCGCGCAACGTCTTCCGTGCCGCCATCGCGCTGTTCACCGTGGGCTCGATCCTCTGTGGCCTGGCGAGCAACCTGCCGCTGCTGGTGCTTTCCCGCCTGTTGCAGGGCATTGGCGGCGCGATGATGGTGCCGGTGGGCCGCCTCGTGCTGCTGCGCTCGGTGCCGAAATCCGAACTGGTCAGCGCCATGTCGTGGCTACTGGTGCCCGCGCTGATCGGTCCCGTGGTCGGGCCGCCGCTGGGCGGCTTCATCGTCACCTGGGTGTCGTGGCGCTGGATCTTCTACATCAACGTGCCGATCGGCCTGGCCGGCATGTGGCTGGCCTCGAAGTACATTCCCGATATCCGCATCACCGAGCGCGTGCGCTTCGACCGGATCGGTTTCGTGCTCTCGGGTGTGTCGCTGTCGTGCCTGGTGTTTGGCCTGGAAATGGCCAGCCGCGGCGGCCAGTCGTTCAACCTGTCCACGGCGCTGATCCTTGGCGGCATGGTCGCGGGCGGCGTCTACCTCTGGTATTCGAAGCGCATCACGAATCCCATCCTCGACATGTCGCTGATGCGCTTCCAGACGTTCCGCCTCTCGGTGATCGCCGGTTCGCTCACGCGCATCACCGCCGGTTCGGTGCCGTTCCTGCTGCCGCTAATGATGCAGCTGGGCTTTGGCCTGTCGGCAGCGCATAGCGGCGTAATCACCTTCGTCTCGGCCCTGGGCGCCATGCTGATGAAGGCCACCGCCGCGCCGGTGCTGCGCCGTTGGGGCTTCCGCGCCACGCTGGTGTGGAACGGCGTGTTCTCGATGGTCTGCGTCGCCCTGTGCGCGGCGTTCCGGCCGGATTGGCCGCTGTGGATCATCTACGTGGTGCTGCTGTTCTCGGGCTTCTTCCAGTCACTGCAGTTCAGCGCGTACAACACGGTGGCGTATGCGGATGTGCCGAGCGAGCGGTTTTCGAGCGCGACGAGTTTTTACACGACGTTCCAGCAGTTGATGCTGTCGCTGGGGATTTGCGTGGCGGCCGCGGCGTTGCATCTGTCGGTGGTGTGGGGCGGGCGTGAGCATGCGGCGCTGCCGGACTTCTCGGTGGCGTTTCTGGTAGTGACGTTTATTTCGTTGTTGGCTGCGCCGGTTAGTGCGTTGTTGCCTAAGAATGCTGGCGCGGAGATGAGCGGTCATCGGGCGCGTTAA
- a CDS encoding pseudouridine synthase, whose protein sequence is MTDLPRSRVVLPPDGWATVLDFLCDRFPTVPRADWASRMARGLVEEGDVTLTPDTPFRPGATVVYRREVPAEPRVPFEEMLVHVDDDLVVADKPHFLPVMPAGAYVEETLSVRLGRRLGNPDLVALHRLDRATAGLVVFSARPSSRDAYTRLFRERRIEKTYEALAPPLPGLAFPYMHESRLERGEPFFRMQEVPGEPNARTVIDVIARGDTQWLYRLTPVTGRKHQLRVHMAALGAPIAGDVFYPVLREEAPGFAEPLCLLARELRFTDPLAGHEQVFRSPREWGASAKIPLSPPHVPG, encoded by the coding sequence ATGACCGATCTCCCACGCAGCCGCGTCGTCCTGCCGCCCGATGGCTGGGCCACCGTCCTCGACTTCCTCTGCGATCGGTTTCCCACCGTCCCTCGTGCCGACTGGGCCAGCCGCATGGCGCGTGGCCTGGTGGAAGAGGGTGACGTGACGCTGACACCCGATACGCCGTTCCGCCCCGGCGCCACCGTGGTCTATCGGCGCGAAGTGCCCGCCGAGCCGCGCGTGCCGTTCGAGGAAATGCTGGTCCATGTCGATGACGACCTGGTCGTCGCCGACAAGCCGCACTTCCTGCCGGTGATGCCGGCGGGCGCGTATGTCGAGGAAACGCTGTCGGTGCGCCTGGGCCGTCGCCTCGGCAACCCGGACCTCGTCGCGCTGCATCGGCTGGACCGGGCGACGGCGGGACTGGTCGTGTTCTCCGCGCGGCCGTCCAGTCGCGACGCCTATACGCGGCTGTTTCGCGAACGGCGCATCGAGAAGACGTATGAGGCACTCGCGCCGCCGCTGCCGGGCCTCGCGTTCCCGTATATGCACGAGAGCCGCCTTGAGCGCGGCGAGCCGTTCTTCCGCATGCAGGAAGTGCCCGGCGAACCGAATGCGCGGACCGTGATCGATGTGATCGCGCGCGGCGACACGCAATGGCTGTATCGGCTGACGCCGGTCACCGGCCGCAAGCACCAGCTGCGCGTGCACATGGCCGCGCTCGGTGCGCCCATCGCCGGGGACGTGTTTTATCCCGTGTTGCGCGAGGAAGCGCCGGGTTTCGCCGAGCCGCTTTGCCTGCTGGCACGTGAACTGCGGTTCACCGATCCGCTCGCCGGCCATGAACAAGTCTTTAGAAGCCCGCGCGAGTGGGGCGCCTCTGCTAAAATCCCGTTATCCCCACCGCACGTCCCCGGATGA
- a CDS encoding HDOD domain-containing protein — protein sequence MIGRFFRKLFGARTPVPPAKHEGHTFVSVAVEHPGPTNAIAAEEIEDRFYRMLLGVAPSADLAMSATEQAAARRVRDAFGTERFDVGTLPRLPSVVPQLMRSLRNDDSSSRTLAEQISRDTVLVGEIIRVANSAYFRTARPVTGLPQAITLLGQNGLRRVVMQLVMRPILRTDTDALSRAAGDRLWEHAERCARTCVFLSRPAADPFEAFLAGLVSQTGAQTIMLELDAAGLAQLSLSRPFVAALGQQVERLSLHAARHWQFPSRVVQALAERADPADAGARTPLGRALLAASRVAMLDVLVEQGLADPDSVLLATPTQGFNQERLVAARDDLRTPTAAEA from the coding sequence GTGATCGGCCGGTTCTTCAGGAAGCTGTTTGGTGCCCGCACGCCCGTGCCCCCGGCAAAGCACGAAGGGCATACCTTCGTGAGCGTGGCCGTGGAACACCCCGGGCCCACCAACGCCATCGCGGCCGAGGAAATCGAAGACCGCTTCTACCGCATGCTGCTCGGCGTGGCGCCGTCGGCCGACCTGGCCATGAGCGCGACCGAACAGGCCGCGGCGCGCCGCGTGCGCGATGCCTTCGGCACGGAGCGCTTCGATGTCGGCACCCTGCCCCGCCTGCCGTCGGTGGTGCCGCAGCTGATGCGCTCGCTGCGCAACGACGACAGCAGCAGCCGCACGCTGGCCGAGCAGATCAGCCGGGATACCGTGCTGGTGGGCGAGATCATCCGCGTCGCCAACAGCGCTTACTTCCGCACCGCCCGCCCGGTAACCGGCCTGCCGCAGGCGATCACCCTGCTGGGCCAGAACGGCCTGCGCCGGGTGGTGATGCAGCTGGTGATGCGGCCGATCCTGCGCACCGATACCGACGCACTCAGCCGCGCCGCGGGCGACCGCCTGTGGGAGCACGCCGAGCGCTGCGCGCGCACCTGCGTGTTCCTCAGCCGCCCGGCGGCCGATCCGTTTGAAGCCTTCCTTGCCGGCCTGGTCAGCCAGACCGGGGCGCAGACCATCATGCTGGAGCTCGACGCGGCCGGGCTCGCCCAGCTCAGCCTGAGCCGCCCGTTTGTCGCGGCACTCGGCCAGCAGGTGGAACGGCTGTCGCTCCACGCCGCCCGCCACTGGCAGTTTCCTTCCCGCGTGGTCCAGGCCCTGGCGGAGCGCGCGGATCCCGCGGACGCGGGCGCACGCACGCCGCTGGGGCGCGCGCTGCTGGCGGCCAGCCGCGTGGCGATGCTGGATGTGCTGGTGGAACAAGGCCTGGCCGACCCGGACAGCGTGCTGCTGGCCACGCCGACCCAGGGCTTCAACCAGGAGCGCCTGGTCGCGGCCCGCGACGACCTCCGCACGCCGACGGCGGCGGAGGCCTGA
- a CDS encoding restriction endonuclease, producing MAFSAHASDAGDALARLSWQDFEHLLAEHYREQGYRVELVTAHDLKALAHAGLDMRLHRQSETVIVQCGHWDAIFVDLAEVQELLSTMLNEAASRGILVTRGSFTQAARNAVRRQPRVHLVDGDLLRAMLKLPDHLDTAPPGSRPAEKVARTAAAARRRSRGGRSYVIPVVMGVVIASLLGLFAWRAMSTRDGAPPPVAEAAAPPAPAPVAPAAVSPDPGALPPTTAAATTVVPERPVMTSAAARDAEAAARLAHELAERERASREEEAARNRKKTEDALKVMERNTREVGSY from the coding sequence TTGGCCTTTTCCGCGCATGCCTCTGACGCCGGCGACGCCCTCGCCCGGTTGAGCTGGCAAGATTTCGAGCACCTGTTGGCGGAGCACTACCGCGAGCAGGGCTACCGCGTGGAACTCGTCACCGCGCACGACCTCAAGGCCTTGGCCCACGCCGGCCTGGACATGCGCCTGCACCGCCAGAGCGAGACCGTGATCGTGCAGTGCGGCCACTGGGACGCGATCTTCGTGGACCTGGCCGAAGTGCAGGAGCTGCTGAGCACCATGCTGAACGAGGCGGCCAGCCGCGGCATCCTCGTCACCCGCGGCAGCTTCACCCAGGCCGCCCGCAACGCCGTGCGCCGCCAGCCGCGTGTGCACCTGGTGGATGGCGACCTGCTGCGCGCCATGCTCAAGCTGCCCGACCACCTGGACACCGCCCCGCCGGGCAGCCGCCCCGCGGAGAAGGTGGCGCGCACGGCCGCCGCCGCGCGGCGCCGTTCGCGTGGCGGTCGCTCCTATGTGATCCCGGTGGTCATGGGCGTGGTCATCGCCAGCCTGCTTGGCCTGTTCGCCTGGCGCGCCATGAGCACGCGCGATGGTGCCCCGCCGCCGGTGGCCGAGGCCGCCGCGCCGCCCGCGCCCGCGCCTGTGGCGCCTGCCGCCGTGTCGCCCGACCCCGGCGCCCTGCCCCCGACGACCGCCGCAGCCACCACCGTCGTGCCCGAGCGCCCCGTCATGACCTCGGCCGCCGCCCGCGATGCCGAGGCCGCCGCCCGCCTGGCGCATGAACTGGCCGAGCGCGAGCGCGCCAGCCGCGAAGAAGAAGCCGCACGCAATCGCAAGAAAACCGAAGATGCGTTGAAAGTGATGGAGCGCAACACCCGCGAGGTTGGCTCCTACTAA
- a CDS encoding phosphoketolase family protein: protein MTDTLDPDLLRRMHAYWRAANYLTVGQIYLRDNPMLEEPLKREHIKHRLLGHWGTTTGLNFIYTHLNRAIVQRDLNMIYVMGPGHGGPGPVAHTYLEGSYTEIYPRIDRSKAGMRELFRQFSWPYGIPSHVAPETPGSIHEGGELGYSLSHAFGAAYDNPELIVACVVGDGEAETGALATSWHSNKFLNPVTDGAVLPILHLNGFKIANPTVLARIGDDDLRDLMRGYGYDPHFVEGHEPEAMHQAFAAALDTCLDAIRQIQKEAREESADQAKLPRWPMIVFRSPKGWTGPKVVDGKPVEGTWRAHQVPLSKFETDEHVKQLEDWMKSYNAHELFDEEGRFREEFASLAPTGQRRMGMNPHANGGLLLKPLHMPHFAQFAEDVKTPGDHKAEMTRVLGRFLREVMRQNMRSFRVFGPDETASNRLEAIYEASPKTWLAEYEAVDEDLAPDGRVMEVLSEHQCQGWLEGYLLTGRHGFFSCYEAFIHIIDSMFNQHAKWLKTTRKMEWRPPIASLNYLLSSHVWHQDHNGFSHQDPGFIDHVANKKSEIVRIYLPPDTNCLLSVADHCLRSRHYVNVIIAGKQPDWQWLDIESAVRHCTAGAGIWEWAGRGGDDPDVVMACAGDAPTVEVLAAVMLLREYVPDIRIRVVNVVDLMSLETPDEHPHGMDDDRFDDLFTKDKPVVFAFHGYPGIVHKLTYRRHNHDNFHVRGYKEEGTTTTALDMMVLNNMDRFQLALDVINRVPRFAGEREKATQRYWADIQRHKLYVSEHGWDLPEVRDWQWKAEDAN from the coding sequence ATGACCGATACGCTGGATCCGGATCTGCTTCGCCGCATGCACGCCTACTGGCGCGCTGCGAACTACCTCACCGTCGGGCAGATCTACCTGCGCGACAACCCGATGCTCGAGGAGCCGCTGAAACGCGAGCACATCAAGCATCGCCTGCTGGGGCACTGGGGCACGACGACCGGCCTCAACTTCATCTACACCCACCTCAATCGCGCCATCGTCCAGCGCGACCTCAACATGATCTACGTGATGGGCCCTGGCCACGGCGGCCCCGGCCCGGTGGCACACACGTACCTCGAAGGCTCGTACACCGAGATCTATCCGCGCATCGACCGCAGCAAGGCCGGCATGCGCGAACTGTTCCGCCAGTTCTCCTGGCCGTACGGCATCCCCAGCCACGTGGCGCCGGAAACCCCGGGCTCGATCCACGAAGGCGGTGAACTGGGCTATTCGCTGTCCCACGCGTTTGGCGCGGCGTACGACAATCCCGAGCTGATCGTCGCCTGCGTCGTCGGCGATGGCGAAGCGGAAACCGGTGCGCTCGCCACCAGCTGGCATTCGAACAAGTTCCTCAATCCCGTGACCGACGGCGCCGTGCTGCCGATCCTGCATCTGAACGGCTTCAAGATCGCCAACCCGACGGTGCTGGCGCGCATCGGCGACGACGACCTGCGCGACCTGATGCGCGGCTACGGCTACGATCCGCACTTCGTCGAAGGCCATGAACCGGAAGCCATGCACCAGGCCTTCGCCGCGGCGCTGGATACCTGCCTGGATGCGATCCGCCAGATCCAGAAGGAAGCCCGCGAGGAAAGCGCCGACCAGGCCAAGCTGCCGCGCTGGCCGATGATCGTGTTCCGCAGCCCCAAGGGCTGGACCGGGCCCAAGGTGGTCGATGGCAAGCCCGTGGAAGGCACGTGGCGCGCGCACCAGGTGCCGCTGTCCAAGTTCGAGACCGACGAGCACGTGAAGCAGCTCGAAGACTGGATGAAGAGCTATAACGCGCACGAGCTGTTTGACGAGGAAGGCCGCTTCCGCGAGGAATTCGCGTCGCTCGCGCCCACCGGCCAGCGCCGCATGGGCATGAACCCGCACGCCAACGGCGGCCTGCTGCTGAAGCCGTTGCACATGCCGCACTTCGCGCAGTTTGCCGAGGATGTGAAAACACCGGGCGACCACAAGGCCGAAATGACCCGCGTGCTCGGCCGTTTCCTGCGCGAGGTGATGCGCCAGAACATGCGCAGCTTCCGCGTGTTCGGCCCCGACGAGACGGCGTCGAATCGCCTTGAGGCCATTTACGAAGCCAGCCCGAAGACCTGGCTGGCCGAGTACGAAGCCGTCGACGAAGACCTCGCGCCCGATGGCCGCGTGATGGAAGTGCTCAGCGAGCACCAGTGCCAGGGCTGGCTGGAGGGCTACCTGCTCACCGGACGGCACGGCTTCTTCTCCTGCTACGAAGCCTTCATCCACATCATCGATTCGATGTTCAACCAGCATGCAAAGTGGCTGAAGACCACGCGCAAGATGGAATGGCGTCCGCCGATCGCCTCGCTGAATTACCTGCTGAGCTCGCACGTGTGGCACCAGGACCACAACGGCTTCTCGCACCAGGACCCGGGCTTTATCGACCACGTGGCGAACAAGAAATCCGAGATCGTGCGGATCTACCTGCCACCGGACACCAACTGCCTGCTCTCCGTGGCGGACCACTGCCTGCGCAGCCGCCACTACGTGAACGTGATCATCGCCGGCAAGCAGCCGGACTGGCAGTGGCTGGATATCGAATCGGCCGTGCGCCATTGCACCGCCGGTGCGGGCATCTGGGAATGGGCCGGCCGCGGCGGTGACGATCCGGATGTGGTGATGGCCTGCGCGGGCGACGCACCGACGGTGGAAGTGCTGGCCGCGGTGATGCTGCTGCGCGAGTACGTGCCTGACATCCGCATCCGCGTCGTCAACGTGGTGGACCTGATGTCGCTGGAGACGCCGGACGAACACCCGCACGGCATGGACGACGACCGCTTCGACGACCTGTTCACCAAGGACAAGCCCGTGGTGTTCGCCTTCCACGGCTACCCCGGCATCGTGCACAAGCTGACCTACCGCCGGCACAACCACGACAACTTCCATGTGCGTGGCTACAAGGAAGAAGGCACCACGACCACGGCGCTGGACATGATGGTGCTGAACAACATGGACCGCTTCCAGCTCGCCCTGGACGTGATCAACCGCGTGCCCCGCTTTGCCGGTGAACGCGAGAAGGCCACGCAGCGCTACTGGGCGGATATCCAGCGCCACAAGCTTTACGTGAGCGAACACGGCTGGGACCTGCCGGAAGTGCGCGACTGGCAGTGGAAAGCCGAGGACGCGAACTGA
- a CDS encoding acetate/propionate family kinase — MPRHILALNTGSSSLKYGLYRVDGEVCEPLLSDQADAPGGDADPVQAIVTTLREKKLPSPDAIGHRIVHGGPNIRTHALIDDALMQHLEEAKAFAPLHVPAAVAMVKRAREAFPGTPEVACFDTAFHATMPLVAKTLPLPADLREGGIERYGFHGLSYESIVRQLGASLPSRVVIAHLGNGASLCAVRDGQSIDTTMGLTPTGGIVMGTRPGDLDPGVLLYLMREKGYDAERLETLVDRESGLKGLSGGISDMRKLHASNDEASKLALDVFVHVARKQIAAMVASLGGLDLLVFTGGIGENDVKTREAILAGLQWMGDFNSRVIPTEEDAQIARHTARLAN, encoded by the coding sequence ATGCCGCGGCACATCCTCGCCCTCAATACCGGTTCGTCCTCCCTGAAATACGGGCTTTACCGGGTGGATGGCGAGGTGTGCGAGCCACTGTTATCGGACCAGGCCGACGCACCGGGCGGCGATGCCGACCCGGTGCAGGCGATCGTGACGACGTTGCGCGAGAAGAAGCTGCCCTCGCCCGATGCCATCGGCCACCGCATCGTGCACGGCGGCCCGAACATCCGCACGCATGCGCTGATCGACGACGCGCTGATGCAGCACCTGGAGGAAGCCAAAGCGTTCGCGCCGCTGCACGTGCCCGCGGCGGTGGCGATGGTGAAGCGTGCCCGCGAGGCCTTTCCGGGCACACCCGAAGTGGCCTGCTTCGATACGGCCTTCCACGCGACGATGCCACTGGTCGCCAAAACCCTGCCGCTACCCGCGGACCTGCGCGAAGGCGGCATCGAGCGCTACGGCTTCCACGGCCTGTCGTATGAGTCCATCGTGCGCCAGCTCGGTGCCAGCCTTCCCTCGCGCGTGGTGATCGCCCACCTGGGCAATGGCGCCAGCCTGTGCGCGGTACGCGATGGCCAGTCCATCGACACCACCATGGGCCTCACCCCCACCGGCGGCATCGTCATGGGCACGCGCCCCGGCGACCTGGATCCCGGCGTGCTGCTGTACCTGATGCGTGAGAAGGGCTACGACGCGGAACGGCTGGAGACGCTCGTGGATCGCGAGTCGGGCCTGAAAGGCTTGTCCGGCGGGATCAGCGACATGCGCAAGCTGCATGCGTCGAACGACGAAGCGTCGAAGCTGGCGCTCGATGTGTTCGTCCACGTGGCGCGCAAGCAGATCGCCGCCATGGTCGCGTCGCTAGGCGGGTTGGACCTGCTCGTCTTCACCGGTGGCATCGGCGAGAACGATGTGAAAACCCGCGAGGCGATCCTCGCGGGTCTGCAGTGGATGGGCGACTTCAACAGCCGCGTCATCCCCACCGAGGAAGACGCGCAGATCGCCCGCCACACCGCCCGCCTGGCGAATTAG